In Ruminiclostridium josui JCM 17888, the genomic window CCATGAAGGCATTTGTGCCGACGATTTGTATCCCTGTTCATAAAAGCCGTCTGAATTTCCGGATGGTCCGAATCTTATCATGTCCTTTTCTCCTAATAACGTTTATTTGCTTTCAAGGAAAACTTTCATGCCCTTGTAACTCATGTAAACATCTATTTTACTTGATATTTCAATTGGGGAATGCATAGAGAGTATCGGCACCCCACAATCAAGTACATCAACACCAAGGTTAGCAACATATTGAGCAATAGTTCCTCCACCGCCCAAGTCAACTTTACCCATTTCTGATGAATGCCATATAATTCCTTCTTTATTAAACAAGTTTCTTATTTCTGCCATAAATTCAGCATTAGCATCACTTGCATCATATTTGCCTCGTGAACCCGTGTATTTTTGAATTACAATACCATTTCCCATATATGATGAGTTTGACTTTTCATTTACACTTTCATATGTTGGATCAACAGCTGCATTAACATCTGCTGAAAGCATTTTTGAATTTTCCAGACATTGATTTGTTAAAATGTCTGAATAGTTATCTGTAGATAAATACAATAACTTTGATACAAAATTCTTAAGAAGACTGGACTGGGCTCCAGTGTTTCCCATACTTCCAATTTCTTCTTTGTCAGTAAGAATACACAGTGCTGTTTTTTCAGGCTGTACAAGATTAAGCATTGCTTTTACACATGTAAATGCACAAACCCTGTCATCCTGACCGTAAGCTCCTATCATACTCCTGTCAAGTCCGATATCCCTTGCTTTGTATGCAGGTACTGCCTCCAGTTCTGCTGATATAAAATCTTCTTCTACCATTCCGTATTTTTCGTTTAAGAGTTTTAAAATATTCAGCTTAATCTTATCTTTTACCTTATCATCCTTTAAAGGCATTGAGCCAAATAATATGTTAAGACTTTCACCTTCAATAACAGCTGTAGCTTTTTTCTGCATCTGCTCCTGTGCCAAATGAGGAAGTAAATCTGTTATTGTAAATACAGGGTCTTTGTCATCCTCACCAATACTGATTTCAACCTTTGTGCCATCTGCCTTAATAACTACACCATGTAATGCATAAGGAATAGTTACCCATTGATATTTCTTTATGCCACCATAATAGTGTGTCTTGAGAAGAACCATTCCCGCACCTTCATAAAGAGGATTTGGCTTTAAATCAAGGCGTGGAGAGTCTATATGTGCTCCTACCATATTTATTCCTCCAGTCAGCGGCTCTTGCCCGATTACAGCAAAAATCGCAGACTTACCCTTGTTTATGTAGTACACCTTGTCACCTTGTTTCAATTTTGTACCTTTTATCATAAGTTCATTAAGATTTTCATATCCCGCTTTAACTAACTGTTTTTCTACAACTGAGCAAAATTCACGTTCTGTTTTTCCTTCATCAAGGTACTTCTTATACTCATCGCATAATTCAAAAGCTTGTTGTATCTCTTTTTCGCTATGCTCCCAAGCATTTTTTTGCTTGTAGGTAAGTTTTTCTTTTAATAATTCACCCTGTGTCTTTTCATTATTCATATGATAACCTCTCTTTTTTGACTTTTAGTTTAAAATGTAGATAATATTAATTATTAGTAGTCAATAACACATCATACTTTATAGGATGGTTAATTTTAGTTTTATTATACTTTTCAAAGGAGAAAGTTACAATGCATGATAACCATATTCATTCAAAATTTTCTACAGATTCACACATGGACGCTGAAGAAGCCTGTAAAAGAGCAGTCGAAATAGGCCTTAAAGGATTAGTTTTCACTGACCATGTGGATTATGACTATCCGGATTTTGATGAAAGCTTTTTAATAGATTATAATGAATATTTCCCTTTTTTTAATAAACTCAAAGATAAGTGGAAATCAAAACTTGAAGTACTTATAGGTGTTGAAATGGGTTTTCAGCCTCATGTGCTTGATAAAATTAATGATATATTAAATCGTTATGACTTCGACTTTATCATTAATTCAGTGCACATAATAGAGCACAAGGACCCTTATACCGGAGCCTTCTTTAAAGGCAGGACACAGCAGCAGGCTTATGAAAGATATTTGGAGGAAATCCTTTGCTCAGTAAATGCTTATGATAATTATGATGTCATAGGTCATATAGGTTATGCTGCTCGCTACGGCAACTTTGAAGACAAACCTTTAAGATACAAGGATTACAGCGATATTATTGACGAGATTTTAAAAGCAGTTATAGCAAAGGGAAAAGGTATTGAACTAAATACTTCCGGCTTAAGAAGCGACCTTGGATGTACACTACCCGGTTATGATGTTTTCAAACGTTATTTTGAGTTAGGTGGAGAAATTATTACCATAGGGTCAGATTCTCACTCAACCGAGCATCTTGGACATAGTTTCAGGGAAGTATTGGAACATATTGCAAATATAGGATTTAAACATGTGGCGCATTTCAAGAATAGAAAACCTGTCTTTGAAAAAATAATTTAAATAAAATAAATTAGTAAATAAGCAGTATCATAAAAATCCATGATTCTTTGCCCATTTTTCTTTACTTTGATACATTTTTTCTATTTCAGCAGGAATTTTGCCTTCAACGGTTTTTAAAATCTGTCTGAAAAACACAAGGTCATTATAATCAGTCGTGAATACCCCATTTGGTGTAACCCTATACCATAAATCACCATTGGGACGTATCCACTTGCTGCTGGTCAGCTTAATGGAGTTAAGCAATAGTAAAGAAACATTACCTCTGTTTCCGCAATAAAATGATTAAGAGAAGTAGGATTAATCTTGTTTTTACCGCTGATATCCATGTAATCTGGTACAAATATAGCTTTCCCAACCTTATACTGTTTTGTCTTGTAATAATTTTTGTAAAAAGCAATATATTTATTAAGCTTTTCGAGTACGTATTTATCAGGATAGTCCTTATATATGTATATCAGCGAAGTACCAATACCCATTTGCATGCTCTTACTTGAAGAACTGACGGATTCTTAAAATAAGTTCTTACGCTGTTTGACCGTGGAACATAATTATACATGTTTTCCCTGTATAATCCATCGCTAAAAAAATCGCACCTGATTCAAAATCCATTTTCAACATTGTATTTGTTAACAAAAAACATCCAATTATTATTATCGCTGAGACTATTCAGAGTAAGGTTAACATATCCCGTTTTTTGCAGTTTATATACTGTACCAGTATATAAATCTTGGAGGTCATATAGAAATAAAAGTTGAAGCTTATTTTTCTTCATGAATACCTCTGTTACTGTATTTTGTATATATCTCCAGTAGTTTCATGGAAATTCAACCATTTATTATAATACGAAAAAATCTCCATGAAAGCTATATAATCAACTTCCATGGAGATTTTTTAATGTATATTTATATTAATGTTAATTTTTAATCTATTGTACCGCCGCCCACAACTACATCTCCGTCATAGAAAACTACTGATTGTCCTGGAGTAATAGCCCTTTGAGGTGTATCAAATACAACCTTTATACGGTTTTCATCAATTACATTTATTGTTGCAGGTGCTTCTTTTGCCGAATATCTGATTTTTGCATTTACCCTCATTCCATCGACCGGCTTCTCAATTGAAATAAAATTCAGGTCAGATGCCGTAAGTGTTTGGGAAAACACCTCGCTATCGTCTCCAAGAACAACTGTATTATTTTCGGGATTTACGGCTACTACAAACATTGGTTTTCCAAAAGCAATGCCAAGTCCTTTTCTTTGTCCTACAGTGTAATGAACAATTCCTTTGTGATCACCCAACACATTCCCCTTTGTATCTACAAATTTTCCAGGAATAATCTTTTTGTCACAGTTTTCACTTAGAAATTTTCCATAATCATTATCATGTATAAAGCAAATTTCCTGACTGTCAGGTTTCGTTGCCACAGAAAGGCCTATTTCCTTTGCAATTTCTCTGATCTCATCCTTTGTATAATCACCTACTGGCATAAGGGTATGGCTTAATTGCTTCTGTGTCAAATTATATAGTGCATACGTCTGATCTTTTCTGTCAGTAACGGATTTCTTTAGAATAAATCTTCCGTTTTTTGAATCTTGGATTACTTTTGCATAATGTCCTGTGGCAATATAGTCAATTCCCATGGAAAGAGCCTTATCTAGCATAGCCTGCCACTTAACATGCCTGTTACAGGCAATACATGGGTTTGGTGTTCTTCCTCTAAAGTACTCTTCCTTAAAATATTCAATAACCGTTTTATTAAAAATGTCTTTAAAGTTTAAAACATAATAAGGTATACCTAATTTGTTTGCAACCCTTCTGGCATCATCAACTGCAGAAAGTGAACAGCAGCCGCCTTCAGACTTCTGCCGCTCTTCATCCATATCCTGCCATATTTGCAAAGTAACTCCTATAACCTCATAACCCTGTCTCAATAAAATGGCGGCAGCTACAGAACTGTCAACGCCGCCGCTCATACCAAGCATTACTTTCTTTGATCCCATTATATATCTCCTGCTATAATTCTATTCTTCATCATCAAAGTCTTCCTCACGTCCATGGCTATGGTGACAAGCTGAACATTCTCCTGTACAACCTTCATCTTCATTTGGGTCAACTAATCCGTTTCTTTTTCTGTAGTCGTACAAAGCAGCTGCAATTGCTTCTTCTGCAAGATTTGAACAGTGCATCTTTGCAGGAGGTAGCCCATCCAAAGCCTCAGCAACCGCTTTATTAGTAATTTTCATAGCTTCTTCAACTGTTTTACCCTTAACCAACTCAGTAGCCATACTACTAGTAGCAACAGCGGCTCCGCATCCGAAGGTCTTGAACTTTGCATCAACAATTATATTGTCTTCAATTTTAAGATACATTTTCATTATATCTCCGCATTTCGGATTTCCAACCTGGCCCACGCCGTTAGCATCTTCTATTTCTCCAACATTTCTCGGATTTGAGAAATGATCCATAACCTTTTCACTATACATTTTACATACCTCATTTCTATACAAATAATATTAATATGTGTTATTTATTTTACTTTTTATCTTTTACTGCTTCCCAAAGAGGTGACATATCTCTTAGTTTGCTAACCATCTGAGGTATCACCTCGAGTATATAATCAACATCTTCCTGAGTGTTTTCATCTCCAAAAGTAAGCCTTAGTGAACCATGTGCAATTTCATGGGGTAACCCTATAGCTAATAGGACATGAGAAGGATCAAGTGACCCCGATGAGCAGGCAGATCCGCTGGAGCCGTATATTCCCTTCATGTCAAGCATAAGAAGAAGTGATTCTCCCTCTATAAACTCAAATGAAATATTTACGTTACCGGGCAGTCTGTTATGTCTATGTCCGTTTAACCTGATATAAGGAACTTTTGCAAGCAAACCCTCTATAGTTCTTTCTCTAAGTTCTATCAATTTTTTATTATATTCATCAAGGTTTTCAGTAGCTAGCTCAATAGCTTTCCCCAAACCTATTATTGCCGGAACATTTTCTGTACTGGCTCTTTTTCCACGCTCCTGATGTCCTCCGTGGATAAATGAAGAAATCTTAACACCCTTTCTTATATACAATGCTCCTATGCCCTTTGGACCATAGAATTTATGACCTGATAAAGAAAGGAGGTCAACATTCAAATCCTTAACATCTATCTTTACATTTCCAACCGCCTGTACAGCATCTGTGTGGAATAAAACTCCCTTTTCCTTTGCGATGGCACCGATTTCCTTTATAGGCTGAATAGTACCTATTTCATTATTTGCAAACATTATGCTGATAAGTATTGTATTTTCCTTAATTGCATTTCTTACCTGTTCGGGAGATACAAGTCCATCACTGTCTACAGGAACATATGTTATCTCAAAACCTTCACTTTCAAGATATTTGCATGAACTCATGATTGCTGGATGCTCAATAGCTGATGTAATAATATGGTTTCCCTTATTCTTGTATGCAGCAGCTATTCCTTTAAGTGCCCAGTTATCTGCTTCACTCCCTGATCCTGTGAAATATATCTCTCTAGGTTCTGCACCTATTGCCTTAGCAACCTTTTCTCTGGCATCTTCCACAGCTTTTTTGCTGTCGCGGCCCAAACTATATATAGACGAAGCATTTCCAAAATGCTCACTGAAATACGGTTTCATAGTTTCAAATACTTCAGGTTTCACATATGTGGTTGCAGCATGATCTAAGTATACTATTCTGTCCTCCATCACTAACACTCCCTTTTATATATCTTTAAATTGTATTTATTCTAATTATACCCCTGCAAGAAGCAACAAAAACAGCTTATATGTAGTAAATATAATTATTATTAGTCTTATTTCCCAACTCCGAAACAAGATCCGCCAGAGTTATTGAGTCAACTACCTCGTTAATTTTATCTCGTATTTTAGCCCAGACATCTGCCGTAACGCACTCATCAGCCCTGTCACAATTTGTTGGCACATCAGGGTCAATACACTCTACCGGACATAATGTTCCTTCAAGAGATCTCAAAATATCTCCAACAGTTATTTTATCAGCCGGCCTTGCTAGAAGATAGCCGCCTTGAGCCCCTCTTATGCTTTTAACAAGACCTGACTTTTTCAGGGATGAAAATAACTGTTCCAGATAGTTTTCTGAAAGTCCTTGCCTTTCGGCAACACTTTTCAGAGAAACCTGTCCTTCACTTTCATGGGCAGCAAGATCAACAATAGCCCTAAGTCCATACCTTCCTTTTGTTGATACTTTCACTTACCTTCACGCCCCTTATAAAAAATAATTTAGGCAATCGGCTACTAAACTCTGTGTTTTTTAAGCCAATCACCTCAATTCCAATTAAATTACTATGATTTAATCAGATGTTAACACATTAACAAAGTTAATGCAAGCATCTGCTAATTTTTTTATTGCCTTTTTTTAATTAAATAAACGAACTATAACACCTTGTCTTTAACATATAATCAATTTCGTCAATACTCTTACCGTTTGAACATACTATAAATACTCCGTAACCCGTACTGCCTGTACCATCATTTGAGCTTACATTATCTTCGGTAATTGCTGAGAAATCAAAGTTTTTACCCTGATAAACAACTGCATCCACAGGTTTTTTATAAGAATACAGGTCAACAACTGTATAACCTCTTTTTTTTAGTCCTTCTGCAATATCTGTAAGATTTGAAGAAACCGCAACAACCATATAAATCCACCTCAAACATCCAATAGTCTATACCAGGATATTATTTGCTGCGGATTTATTTTTATTCTTAGTTATATTTATTTTTTTCGACATCAGCCTCTATTTCCTGATACACGTTAGCATCTTTGTAGTTTTTGTTTTCTCTAGCCAACCTTGGCCCTGAAAACAGATAAAATACGGCTATTATTAAATACAATGCCATACTTGGCACAATTAAAACATGGAATATTGTTATATTTAACAGCAGAAGTACAAAACCTGCAAGTAATACCCATGCCAAAACTCTTTTAAAAGTACTAGTTTCCATTTTTACCTCCATTTTTCAAGCCATTCTTTTATTCTGGCTTCATACCCATTTTGAGTTGGATTGTAGTAGATTGTTCCCTTCATTTCCTCAGGGAAAAACTCTTGCTTGACTATGTTGTTTTTATAGTCATGTGCGTATTTATATCCTATACCATATCCCAGTTGTTCCATGCCCTTGGCTGCCGCATTTCTTAAATGCATAGGAACACTTCCGGTATTTTTTGATTCTACATCTGATAATGCCTTGTTAATTGCCACATATGCCGAATTGGACTTTGGACTGCAAGCTACAGTTACAGCAGCATGAGCAAGTATTATTCTTGCTTCCGGCATACCTATCATTTTAACAGCCTGAGCTGCAGCTACTGCCACCTGTAATGCCGTAGGGTTTGCCATTCCTACATCCTCTGAAGCACATATAATTATTCTTCTGGCAAGGAATTCAACGTCTTCACCTGCATAAAGAGCTCTAGCCAAATAAAATACAGCTGCATCGGGATTACTTCCCCTCATGGACTTTATAAACGCACTGATGTTATCATAGTGTTCTTCACCGTTTTTGTCAAAACGTATAGCCTTCTTTTGGACACATTGCTCTATGGTATCAATTCCAATGTCTATTTTTCCGTCTTGCCCCAGCTCCGAGGTAAGAACTGCCAACTCAAGAGAATTCAAAGCAGTTCTGGCATCTCCTGAGCTAACCTCACAAAGGTAATCCATAGCTTCATCCGATATATTAATATCGTAGTTTCCCAATCCTCTCTCCTTATCCTCAAGAGCATATTTTAACAACTCTCTTATATCATCATTTTCAAGAGGTTTAAGCATAAATACCGTAGATCTTGATATTAATGCTTTATTTACTTCAAAAAACGGATTTTCCGTAGTAGCACCAATAAGTACAATAGAGCCATCTTCAACAAATGGAAGCAGTGCATCCTGCTGTGATTTGTTGAACCTGTGAATTTCATCTATAAACAATACTGTCCTTCCATTTGGATTCAGCAAGGTGTTTTGTGTATCAGCGGCTATTCTTTTTATATCTGCTACTCCAGAAGTAACGGCATTCAGCTTTTCAAAACTGGATTGGGTTGTGTTTGCTATTATTCTTGCCAGAGAGGTTTTTCCTGTCCCCGGCGGGCCGTACAAAATAATAGAGGTTATTCTGTCAGCCTTTATCATTCTGTAGAGCATCTTGTCCTTACCAATTATATGTTTTTGTCCCACAAATTCATCAATTGTCCTTGGCGACATCCTGTACGCTAAAGGTTGTATTCTATCTCTCATTTTGCACCTTTTATTTTGTAATTGTAAATGATTTCCATATGTCATTAACCTCCTTAACTGCCTTATCAGTTGCAGTCAAGTCCGGTACGAAACTCATAAAGAAATATGAATAACTTTCTTTTTCAAAAATGTGGATTTGCGCAGTCCCGTACAAATCCTGCTCTTCATCCTCAACTCGGTATGTATAATTTCTGACTTTTGTCCCCTTGTCCGTAGTCGTACTTTTTGATGTTTGTTTAAAACCTGTTGAAGTCATAACCGAACTTAGATAAAACTTTTCCTTATCCTGAAGATTTTTGGTTTGAGCATTATTGGGTGTAGCCTCAATCATTATAAACGCATTTGAATTAGGGTTGCTGAATTGTATAATGTTGAACATGCTGGAATCCATCCAGTATCCTTGTATCTTCAAATTCCATTTATAAGTTTTATTTACATAATTAAAAGGTTTGTCACTTGAAGAGACCCTATTATCCTCATTTTTTGCATTAAATTCACTGATTTCGTCAGCCAACTTATCCCCTGTATCACTGAATAATATTATTTTATCAACTGTATTCAGGTATTCATTTTTTGCTTTGGAATACTCATTTTCAGGAAGCTTTACTGAGATTTCATATACAAAAGACCCTTTCTGAAAATAATATTCGTCAATAACATAGCTTTTACCACCCTGCTTAATCTTGAACTTTAGGTTTTTAGCTATGGTTCCAACTAAAGTTCTTTCTCCGGTACTGACAAAGGTATATGTCTTTGGGCTAAAATTTTTATCATAACCTTTTTTAATATTTTCTACATATTGTCCTAAAGTCTTTTCTCCCAATATGTTTACAGTAATCTGCACATAGTGTTTTGTATCAAGGCCCAGAAAAGTTGTTAACTGATCTCCTGAAATCTTAAGAACATTCCAGTTAGCCGGAATATCCATAGACCATGAAAGGTACTTATTACGGGATGAAAATGAAATGTAATTATAATAACTAACTTTGCCGTTAACTACTTTTGAAAGGTCCTGTATTCCTTTTACATTGCCTTTGTATTCAAGGTTAAAGGAGTCTACAATATCTGAATAATACTTCTCTGACATCAGACGTTTTGAAGACACACTCCCATCATAGCATCCTATTGTCAAAGAGTAAAAGTACTGTCCCTTATCATATACTCTGGTTCTTGTGGGTTCATCGTATTCGGATATACCAGAGCACTCAAAGTATGGAACTTTGGCTTTTAAGTTCAAGTTAGACTCTTCTGTACTGTTCTCAAGCTTAAATGTATTTAAATACTGTGTCAATGTTCTGTTATTTTTAGCTTCAACCTTAATTTCAAAATATAATCCTCTGCCCTCGTTTGTTACCTGAATAAAGTCTGACTTGAAGCTGTTGGATATAATTCTGGAACCGGAAGGTACACTAAGACTCCATCCAAAAAAGCTGTTACCGATTTTAGGAGTGCTTATTCCGCCTGTAAGAAATGACAAATCACTCAATGCGCCATCGTCTTCAAGAACAATTTTTACTATGCCACTACTCACATCACTTTTAACCGTAACAGGAAAATTGGATGCAATAAAATCAATAGGAACCATTGTACTGTTGTTTTTTTGCGAAGGAGCAACAGACATGGTCTTTTGTTGATAGTTTGCTATGTATTCAGTTTTGCTTATAGTTATTTCAACAGTATTCCCGCCGTAAATTATACTGATACGCTCACTATCCTCGGAGTTTTTGCTTACTTCAGCGCCAATGGTATCTGCAAAGCACTCAAGAGGTACTATAAAAGTACCGTCAATAATATAAGGTGTTTCGGTTATATTAGTATAATTACCATTTACACAAATCTGATTTATGCCTGTCCTAAATTCTATTACAGTTTTGTCATCATCAGCTGCATACATATTTGAAATGCTTGTCAAAAGAATTGCCAAAACAATGAGAATACTTACATATTTCTTAATTTTCATATTTGCACGCCCTTATTCTTAGAATTATTTTTCACCAAAAGTAACAGTAATATTAAATTCTCTGTTGTCACGCTGCAATTTGAATTCAGCAATGTCGCCAGGCAGGTACTTCTTCATTTCTTCGTTGTAGTCTGTAGTTGAGTTAATCTTAACACCATTTATGGAAATCAGCCTATCGTCAACTTTAATATTATATTTCTGTGCAGGGGAGTTTTTTTCAATAGATTTTACAGTTACTCCTTCTGCGGTATTGGGTAAGCCATACAGGGAAGTTATACTGTCAGAAAAAACAAGCCCAAGATATGGACGTCTGATTTTTCCAAACCTTTCAAACTGGTCTATGGCATATTTAACAGTATCAATAGGTATTGAAAATCCCATACTCTGTACACCTATTCCTGCATAAACCCATGAATTAATACCTACAACTTCACCTTTCATATTCACCAACGGACCGCCGCTGTTTCCCGAATTAATGGCAGCATCGGTCTGCAAAAATCTATACTGTCTATTCTCAGACCTGTTCATCCCACTGATTATTCCCCTTGTAGCAGAATTTCTCAGTCCAAATGACAAAGGTGTTCCTATTGCTACAACTTCATCACCCACAGCAACTTTTGAAATATCTCCGAATGTTGCAGGTTGGAGCCCGCCTTTATCAATTTTTATCTCCGCCAAATCAAGGTCCTCATCAATAGCTTTCAGCCTTGCCTTGTATGCTTTACTATTCGAAAGCACTACAACAATACTTTCCATGTCTTTTACCACATGAGCATTTGTTATTATGTAACCATTACTGCGATATATGACTCCTGTTCCGAATATAATATTATCTGAAGTTTCATCATATTCGTAACTACTTTCTTTCAATTTACCTATAATCCCAACTACTGAAGGACTTACTTTTGATACTACATTTGAAATTCTATTCAAGGAGTTTATATCGATAGAATTGTTCTCCTGAGTAATTGAGACACCTTCCAAATAGGATGACAATGCATCAACGGATATATACTGCTTGCCTTCTATTGTCTTTATTCCGCTAGAGAATTCCTGTCCGTTTATCCTAAGGGTAGTTCCGGCTGCAAAGGTATTCGTAGTGCAAAAAGCAAAAATCAAAAGGAGTACTACGCATTTTGCAATATTGATTCTTTTCATTTTTACCTCCATATAAGTTTTCTTTTGTAAACCATATCCAAAAATGCTATTTAAGTAACATTTTATCATTATAATCTTTTGAATACAATTAGACTAATCTGTAACCTTTTTAGTTAAATTTATATGTTATAAAGAAGTTCAACTCTTTCAATTGGAACATATGCAAGACTATTATTAATACGTTTACTTTCCATAAGTGATATTGATTTCACTTTAATAATAAGTCTCTCAATATCAGTTTTTTCTGTTAAAAAATTAAAATCCTCTATTTTTACTTCTCTTGCCAGAGTTATGTGAGGATTATAGCTTCTTTCCTCTATTTGATATCCATTTTTAACCAGAATGTTTTCTAAATTATTGTAAAGCTGTTGAAGATGTAAGCTTTTTTCCAAACCTACCCACATTACACTTCTGTTTCCCTTCCTGAAACTCCCTAATTTGTCCAGCTTAAGTTCAAATTCTGAAGTCTTGGCTGCATCTCTTAATACCTGTTTTAGATTTTCAACTTGCTGAATATTTTGCTCACCTATAAATCTTAGTGTAAGATGGAAATTTTCTCTAAATGAAAAATTTCCGGATATGCAATGGGATTTAACTTCCTTTTGAATTTCATATAAATAGTCCTTTATGGCCTCGTCTAACTCAATGGCAAAAAACACTCTCATAGCAACTTACTCCATTATGTTTTAGTAATTATTATCATAAATATTTATTTTTCATTATTAATCTTAGCATATATGATGCCGCTTATTCATTATACTAAATAACTAAAAAATGCATCTGAAGCTTATAGATTCAGATGCACTAAATATAAACATTCAAGTTATCTTATTCTCACTGATTGCTTTTACCTTGTCTACAAAAATATCTGTTAATTCATGTGCAAATTCTTGGGTATAACCTTCTCCTATTACCTTACAAACTGGTTTTTCTGCGTCCGGCAATACCAGAACCCAGCCCTTATCACCCACTACTTTAACTCCTTCAAGTGTTTCAACACTGTTTGAATTTTCCTCAATAATAGCTCTTATGACCTTTCCCTTTGCAGACCAGGAGCATTTCACCTCTTTTTTTATTATATGAAAATCGGGTATCGAGTCCACTATCTTTGCAAGGCTTATGTCATTAAGCATCATATAGTCTATTATCCTGACAAAAGCTTCAACAGGGTCAAAATTCATTGCAAAGAAATCCAACATACTTTCGTCAAATTCCTCATCTAATATCTTGTTCATCAGCTCTGTTGTTGATGTTTTTGTTCTTATAACCCTTTCTTTATTCTCTCCAGCCATTTTCTCAATTACAGTACTGGCATTCAATGGCACTATAACCTTGTTGCAGGCTTTTGATTTTAAGTGAATGTATGAAATAAGTGCAATATACATGTCATCAGCTATTATCCTGCCTTTTGTATCTATAAGGAATATTTTATCATAGGAATTTGCAAAATAAACTCCCACATCAAAGCCTCCGTGCTTTACAACTTGCGAAAGAGTTTTCAAATCGGAAAAAAGGCTTTTTCTTTTATCATGGACTTCTTTTGTATTAGCAAATTCATATCGGCAATTCAACTCGTTTAATATCGTTGACACTATATTCTTCAAATCACCAGAAGGTGCTATTAAAGCAATTTTCAAATCATGTTTTTCCGCCATTGTATGGTTTATTATACTTCGAATATAAAAAACTTTGTGATCAGGTACATTAATAACTGCTTTTATT contains:
- a CDS encoding replication-associated recombination protein A; translation: MRDRIQPLAYRMSPRTIDEFVGQKHIIGKDKMLYRMIKADRITSIILYGPPGTGKTSLARIIANTTQSSFEKLNAVTSGVADIKRIAADTQNTLLNPNGRTVLFIDEIHRFNKSQQDALLPFVEDGSIVLIGATTENPFFEVNKALISRSTVFMLKPLENDDIRELLKYALEDKERGLGNYDINISDEAMDYLCEVSSGDARTALNSLELAVLTSELGQDGKIDIGIDTIEQCVQKKAIRFDKNGEEHYDNISAFIKSMRGSNPDAAVFYLARALYAGEDVEFLARRIIICASEDVGMANPTALQVAVAAAQAVKMIGMPEARIILAHAAVTVACSPKSNSAYVAINKALSDVESKNTGSVPMHLRNAAAKGMEQLGYGIGYKYAHDYKNNIVKQEFFPEEMKGTIYYNPTQNGYEARIKEWLEKWR
- the thpR gene encoding RNA 2',3'-cyclic phosphodiesterase, yielding MRVFFAIELDEAIKDYLYEIQKEVKSHCISGNFSFRENFHLTLRFIGEQNIQQVENLKQVLRDAAKTSEFELKLDKLGSFRKGNRSVMWVGLEKSLHLQQLYNNLENILVKNGYQIEERSYNPHITLAREVKIEDFNFLTEKTDIERLIIKVKSISLMESKRINNSLAYVPIERVELLYNI
- a CDS encoding stalk domain-containing protein, whose translation is MKIKKYVSILIVLAILLTSISNMYAADDDKTVIEFRTGINQICVNGNYTNITETPYIIDGTFIVPLECFADTIGAEVSKNSEDSERISIIYGGNTVEITISKTEYIANYQQKTMSVAPSQKNNSTMVPIDFIASNFPVTVKSDVSSGIVKIVLEDDGALSDLSFLTGGISTPKIGNSFFGWSLSVPSGSRIISNSFKSDFIQVTNEGRGLYFEIKVEAKNNRTLTQYLNTFKLENSTEESNLNLKAKVPYFECSGISEYDEPTRTRVYDKGQYFYSLTIGCYDGSVSSKRLMSEKYYSDIVDSFNLEYKGNVKGIQDLSKVVNGKVSYYNYISFSSRNKYLSWSMDIPANWNVLKISGDQLTTFLGLDTKHYVQITVNILGEKTLGQYVENIKKGYDKNFSPKTYTFVSTGERTLVGTIAKNLKFKIKQGGKSYVIDEYYFQKGSFVYEISVKLPENEYSKAKNEYLNTVDKIILFSDTGDKLADEISEFNAKNEDNRVSSSDKPFNYVNKTYKWNLKIQGYWMDSSMFNIIQFSNPNSNAFIMIEATPNNAQTKNLQDKEKFYLSSVMTSTGFKQTSKSTTTDKGTKVRNYTYRVEDEEQDLYGTAQIHIFEKESYSYFFMSFVPDLTATDKAVKEVNDIWKSFTITK
- a CDS encoding S1C family serine protease encodes the protein MKRINIAKCVVLLLIFAFCTTNTFAAGTTLRINGQEFSSGIKTIEGKQYISVDALSSYLEGVSITQENNSIDINSLNRISNVVSKVSPSVVGIIGKLKESSYEYDETSDNIIFGTGVIYRSNGYIITNAHVVKDMESIVVVLSNSKAYKARLKAIDEDLDLAEIKIDKGGLQPATFGDISKVAVGDEVVAIGTPLSFGLRNSATRGIISGMNRSENRQYRFLQTDAAINSGNSGGPLVNMKGEVVGINSWVYAGIGVQSMGFSIPIDTVKYAIDQFERFGKIRRPYLGLVFSDSITSLYGLPNTAEGVTVKSIEKNSPAQKYNIKVDDRLISINGVKINSTTDYNEEMKKYLPGDIAEFKLQRDNREFNITVTFGEK